One Panicum virgatum strain AP13 chromosome 3N, P.virgatum_v5, whole genome shotgun sequence DNA segment encodes these proteins:
- the LOC120664674 gene encoding uncharacterized protein LOC120664674 — MEDYFSRFLNLGWQLRQYLTELIDNLLGYIDWIPQRLEIQFSASHGGSLPGTTGCIHEGAYALSISNTTTEEQTANGIFEGTIFGKSFSCIYRRSYGSSSYLFHGFGVVRRLAFCVRDQWSLFSSEVHAKLTRLVNAFSDFTCFWTTLQGSREDIGWLQRTQASLCSVDGTGRFKEILHEIRNGLHCLPDTLVYLFIPGLFSNHSPLYFTNTKRFFSKMGLACHIAKIHSEASVEKNVWELKQYIEELYWGSGKQVLLLGHSKGGVDAAAALSLYWSELKGKVAGLALVQSPYGGTPVASDILREGQIADKETRRIMELIVCKLIKGDMRALEDLTYAKRKDFISKHKLPVDELPVISFHTEASTAPTVLATLTRIAQAELLPWLPLPRFFLSASEFVELMLASLKVPVVAPVSAAMAVTALHLRLRYGERSDGLVTRRDAEVPGSVVVRPERRLDHAWMVYSTLKKGSAEADASEMCEALLAMLVEIGRSKKFR; from the exons ATGGAGGACTATTTTTCACGCTTCCTGAACCTTGGTTGGCAGTTAAGACAATACTTGACAGAATTGATAG ATAATTTGCTCGGGTACATTGATTGGATTCCTCAACGTCTTGAAATACAATTCTCTGCTAGTCATGGAGGATCATTGCCTGGCACTACAGGATGTATTCATGAAGGGGCATATGCATTATCTATTAGTAATACTACTACAGAAGAGCAGACTGCAAATGGAATATTTGAAGGCACAATTTTCGGAAAAAGTTTTTCTTGTATTTATCGAAG ATCATATGGTAGTTCTTCCTATCTTTTCCATGGCTTCGGGGTGGTACGAAGATTGGCGTTCTGTGTGCGAGATCAATGGAGTCTGTTTTCAAGTGAAGTACATGCCAAACTAACTAGGTTAGTTAATGCCTTCTCT GATTTTACATGTTTCTGGACAACACTACAGGGATCTCGTGAAGACATAGGATGGTTGCAAAGAACTCAAGCATCGCTTTGTTCAGTGGATGGCACAGGCCGCTTCAAGGAGATATTGCATGAGATCAG AAATGGTCTGCACTGCCTGCCTGATACGCTGGTTTACTTATTTATTCCTG GCCTTTTTAGCAACCACAGTCCACTTTACTTCACCAATACGAAAAGATTCTTTTCAAAGATGGGATTGGCTTGCCATATTGCAAAAATTCATAGCGAG GCATCAGTGGAGAAAAATGTGTGGGAACTGAAACAGTACATTGAGGAGCTCTACTGGGGATCTGGTAAGCAAGTTTTGCTCCTTGGCCATAGCAAAGGTGGAGTTGATGCAGCTGCAGCTCTTTCCTTGTACTGGTCTGAGCTCAAGGGCAAGGTTGCCGGCCTGGCATTGGTCCAGAGCCCATATGGTGGCACCCCGGTCGCCTCTGATATCCTTCGAGAAGGCCAGATTGCTGATAAGGAGACAAGGAGAATCATGGAGCTCATTGTATGCAAATTAATCAAG GGTGACATGAGGGCCTTGGAGGACCTCACCTACGCCAAGAGAAAGGACTTCATCTCCAAGCACAAGCTCCCTGTCGATGAGCTGCCGGTTATCTCCTTCCACACCGAAGCCAGCACCGCGCCAACAGTTCTCGCAACACTGACCCGCATTGCCCAGGCCGAGCTCCTGCCATGGCTCCCCTTGCCACGGTTCTTCCTATCAGCATCCGAGTTTGTCGAGTTGATGCTCGCCTCTCTAAAGGTCCCTGTGGTTGCACCTGTGTCGGCAGCGATGGCGGTCACCGCGCTCCACCTGCGACTGCGGTACGGAGAGAGGAGCGACGGGCTGGTGACTCGGCGTGACGCCGAGGTGCCTGGATCGGTGGTGGTGAGGCCCGAGAGGAGGCTGGACCACGCGTGGATGGTGTACTCCACGCTGAAGAAGGGCAGCGCTGAGGCTGATGCAAGTGAGATGTGCGAGGCCCTCCTGGCCATGCTCGTTGAGATCGGAAGGAGCAAGAAATTTCGCTGA